The Anaerolineales bacterium region GGATAAGCGCGGCACCGGCGTGCAGCTCTACGTCAACCTGGGCGCAGACCACGACATTGATGCGCTCTACCAGGCGGCACAGTCCAGCGGCGCAAGGATTACAAAGCAAATAGAGACGCGTGATTGGGGAGAGCGGGCTTTCAATGCCAGCGACCTGGACGGCTACAGTCTGATGTTCGCTCAGGCAGCCAAGAAAGAATAGAAAGACTTTCGTACACGTGAATAACAACCTGTGGGAGCTTTGAAGTGAAGTCTCCTGCAAGCTTGAATTCAACTCAGACTATGTAAGGGCCGGTCTTAGACCGGCCCTTACGCGCTCAGTGTAAAGAGTTTGCCAGTTGGCGGAAATTCAGTCCGGTGTGAATGAAGAGCCAGCCGATGGACTCACTCGTCGTACAGCACGGTGGGCTCGGCGTAGTAGCGCACGCCCTTGCGGGCCGTGCGCTCGTTGACCCAGCGCTGCAGCGCCTCGTTCTTTTCTTCCAGCGACTTATTGGCCGAAAGCTCTTCCAGCGGGTAATTGACGCGCAGGGCGCGCGGCGAAACAGTGAAGCGGGTGATGCCGGGGGGCAGCAGCACGCCGGCGGCGCACAGTTCCAGCACTTCGCTGACTTTGAAGGGGGGATAGACCACGATGGCGGTCAGGTTGTCATACTTGCCGTGCAGCTCGCGCACTTGCTGGGCGGTGGTGCGGTCCACCGCCGCTTTTTTGGCATACAACTCGGCAATCCTGTTAAGCGCCTGCGTGCGGCTGGCCAGGTCGCCCGGCACGCTGCGGGCGATGTGGGCCTTGCCATCCTGCGTCTGCACCCATACCAGAGTCTTGATGGGCCAGCGGCTCTGTGGGCGTTTGACCGTGGGGTCAATAGCCTGCATGGTCACATCCGGCAGTTGGCCTAGCGCCTGCAGAAACTCGGCGCCATCCCAATCCCACAATACGTGGTTCCAGGTGTGCAGGTCCAGCCCTTCGTAGTCCGCCTCCACCACCTGCACCAGAGCGTGGGGGATG contains the following coding sequences:
- a CDS encoding VOC family protein — encoded protein: MPLSLILACKDVAAAIEYYTRKLGFVLAWQMPPNDKGEIEFAGVKLGDAEILLGVTTGFVADENMDKRGTGVQLYVNLGADHDIDALYQAAQSSGARITKQIETRDWGERAFNASDLDGYSLMFAQAAKKE